A single region of the Candidatus Zixiibacteriota bacterium genome encodes:
- a CDS encoding TusE/DsrC/DsvC family sulfur relay protein, whose translation MPTFEHGTIKISVDEDGFMEDPTAWNEEVAKALATTEGVTDMTEDHWKLVNYLRDYYLKFGIAPMIRKLCKETGFPLKRVYELFPSGPAKGACKVAGLAKPTGCV comes from the coding sequence ATGCCGACTTTTGAACATGGTACGATCAAGATCAGCGTGGACGAGGACGGTTTCATGGAGGATCCCACTGCGTGGAACGAGGAAGTCGCCAAGGCGCTCGCTACCACCGAGGGTGTGACCGACATGACCGAGGATCACTGGAAACTCGTGAACTACCTTCGCGATTACTATCTCAAATTCGGGATCGCTCCGATGATCCGGAAACTGTGCAAAGAGACGGGGTTCCCGCTCAAGCGGGTCTACGAACTGTTCCCGTCGGGGCCGGCCAAGGGAGCCTGCAAGGTGGCGGGCCTCGCCAAGCCGACCGGCTGTGTGTGA